The Lolium rigidum isolate FL_2022 chromosome 1, APGP_CSIRO_Lrig_0.1, whole genome shotgun sequence region GTCTGGCCTCCGTGATGGTCGCCATCCCCGCGATACCTCCCACATTCCACCTATGACGCTCTGGGGCATGCCCGTCCTCACCCTTTGTCTTTATCAGGCGGGTGTGGCTGCCACCGCCGGCAGCAGCATCGGTCTTGAGGAGGAACCGGGGACACTTGCTAGGAGATCGGTGGGTAACCTCCGGAGTGGTGGTGGGAGGATGGGGGAGGGGGATCGCCAAGGGGGAGGAGCCAGTGGCAGGGGAGAGGGCTGGCCGGCGCTCGGAAGGAACCCTAGTCCCTAGGACATCATGATATTAGCTGCTGCCGTGGGCTTTCACACACCTTTCTTGGCACCGACAAAGCCTATTTCTCCCACTTCGGTGAGTAGGGGAGTCGCCGATGGGACCAGGAGGGTCTCTGGCAGTACCAACAAGTGTGTCGCCCGTTGTTTTGATGGGACCAAGAGAGTCACCGTCTTTTCTTCTCACAAGACCAGGAGGGTCGCCGTCTCAAATGACACCAGCTGGGTATCTTCGTCGTTGATGGGACCATGAGGGTCACTGTCTCCATCGCCTGCTTAGGCTGGTGCGATGGGATCAGGAGGATCCCCATGCATCAATGCTTCATCGCCACGGTCTCTCACGTCATGTCCTTCGGGTGGGAGTGCTGGGATGGTCAAGCAAATGGAGCGGACGGGATCTCCAACAATGGATGAGGTGATTGCCTTTGGTGGCATCGCGGACCCATCAAACTGCGGACGGCGGTCGAGCTAGCGCATCCGGGCGCATCCGAATGCTGATGCACCACAGCTGGAGATGATGCAACGAAACGACTCTTCGACACCTAGATGGAGTAGTAGTTATATTAAGAAGCTTTCTTTTGTTGCTTTACCAGATTCTGAGATAGATAGTAGAACTGCTAAATTGGGAATCTCGTTGAGGGAGTCTTCAAATCATGTTAAAAATTCTATTAACTCTATTAAAGAATTAGAAGAGTCAAGAAATTTGGTTTTTCTTAATAAAAGCTTACCTCTGGTTGATGAAGGTATATCAAGTTTAATTTTAAACAAAACCTATCAGAAGATTTGTTAGATGAGTATGAGAGGGTGCATGACGACCATGAGGGTTTAGTGCACTTTCACGTGAAAGCAAAACGTGCTTCTGCTAAAGTACCAGTGGCTCGCCTTAGTGTGCGACGTGGCAGACTAAAACATATAAATAAGCGAAAAACATGAAATATATTTAGTGGAATAGTGACGGTCTAGGAGACACTGCAAAACATTTGTTTATCTATGAAACATTGCGGGTACACAAATTAGATTTTGTTGTCTTATTAGAGACAGGACGATCTAATTTCTCTGCACCTTTTTTTAAACACTTGTCAGGAGGTTTAGACTACATGTGCTATTGTCTACCCCCTCATGGCCGGTCTGGTGGAATTTTGGTGGGCGTTAATATAGTCTATAACGATCCAGCGAGTGGAGACTGGTGACTTTTGTGTTAAACTTTTTGTAAAATCAAAGGTTGATGATTTTGAGTGGATATTAGTGGGTGCGTATGGGGCAGCCCAAGATGAGATTTCCTTGCGGAGGTAGTACATATTTGCAATACTTAGACTCTTCCTATGTTGGTAGGAGGTGATTTTAATATCATAAGACGATAAGAAGAGAAAAATAACGATAATTTTAATGCTCGCTGGCTTTGTTGTTTAATGCCATCATTGAGAATCTTGATCTAAGAGAGATCAATCTCTCTGGTCGGCAGTTCACATGGGCTAGTAGAAGAGAGAAtccaacctatgaaaagttagacCGTGTTCTAGCTAATGTAGAGTGGGAACATAAATTTTCATTGGTGTCGGTGCGTGCTCTGACTCGTGCGGGGTCTCATCATACACCACTTCTTATTGATTCAGGAGACTCGGCTCACCGAGAATCATTTCTCTTTTGAACTGTCATGGAATGCGCAAGGATGGTTTTTATGAGATGATCAAAAGTGAATGCAACTCTGTTCGGTCAGGAAGCTCTCCTGTTGAAAGATGGCAAAATAAAATGAGGCATCTAAGACAATTTTTTCGTGGTTGGGCTAAGAACTTAAGTGGCGTCTATAAGAAGGAAAAAGAGCGACTTATCCTTATTATAGATGAACTCGATTTAAAAGCTGAATCCACTCCTCTTAGTGTCGCCGAGAGGGCGGCAAAAAAAGAGGCTGATGCTAGCTTAGCTAAACTAAGGCGCGATGAAGAGACCAAATGGGCTCAGCGCGCTAAGGTAAAATACATCCAAGAAGGGGGAAATAATACGAAATATTTTCACCTGATTGCTAATGGAAAGCATCGGAAAAAAGAGTTTCCAGCTAGAACAAGATGAAGGGACTATAGTGGGTCAAGAAAACCTTTAATTTTTTATAACTGAGCACTATAATAAATTATTTGGTGCACCGGTACCAAGCTATTTCAGCATGAGAGAATAAGTCACTCATGATATTACTCAGTTATCTGAGGAGCAGAGTACTATTCTCACATCACCTTTCACAGAAGAGGAGGTGTTAGAAGAAATCTCTCAAATGGAGCACAATAAATCCCCAGGATCAGATGGGTTTcctgcggagttttatcaaaaaaaattggGATGTCATTAGAATTGATTTGATTGCACTCTTTTTGCAATTAAAAAATAGGAACTTACCTTTATGTAAGTTGAACTTTGGGGTTATCATGCTCTTACCTAAGAAGGAAGATGCGAGTAGAATTGAGCAATATAGACCCATTTGACTACTTAATGCTAGTTTCAAAGTTTTTACTAAAGTTGGAACTAATCATGCAACAGTAATTGTACAAAAAGTAGTGAGTCCTACTCAGTTGGCTTTCATACCTAGGAGAAACATCCTAGACGGGGTATTCTCCACGAGACCATTCATGAAATTCATAGGGAAAAATGGATGGTGTTCTGTTGAAAActgattttgagaaagcatatgataaaattaaatggtctttccttcaacaagCTTTGCGAATGAAAGGATTCCCACCACAGTGGTGTGAATGGATTGCAAGGTTTGTTCAAGGTGGGAGCGTAGGCATTAAACTGAATGATGACATCAGACATTATTTCCAAACGCTAAAGGGGCTCCGACAGGGAGATCCTTTGTCTCCTATCTTATTTAATATCATCGCCGATATGTTAGCTATCCTCATTGCAAGGGCAAAGGAAGATGGTCAAATAGGTGGTTTAGTTCTACATCTAGTTGATGGCGGTATTTCTATTCTACAATATGCAGAAGATActattttatttatggaacatgatttaGCTAAAGCCATAaacatgaaactaattttgtgTTTTTTCGAACCACTATCTAGGctgaaaataaattttcataagagcgagattttttgttttggtaagGCAAAGGAGGTGGAGAGTGACTACCGAAACATATTTGGGTGTGACATAGGAACTTTACCCTTCAAGTATCTAGAAATTCCTATTCGTTATAGGAAATTACTAAATAAGGAATGGAAGCCAATTGAAAATTGCTTTGAGCGCAAGCTTGCATCTTGGttaggcaaaattctctgtatggAGATCGTTTTGTGCTAATAAATTCCGTCCTCACTAGCCCGTCAATGTGCTTGCTTTCTTTCTTTGAGATACCCATTGGGGTAAAAAAGACTTGATTTTTATAGGTCACGTTTTTTCTGGCAAAGTGATGGACTtaaaaagaaatatatatagacaaAGTGGAATATCATTTGTCTTCCTAAAGACCAAGGGGGCCTAGGGATTTATGTACTTGAGTTAAAGAATAAGTCTTTGTTATGCAAATGATTATTTAAGCTACTTTCAGAGGAAGgagtgtggcaacaattattgcaTAACAAGTATCTCCATGGAAAAACTCTTTCCCAAGTCCAACCTAAACCCAACGACTTCCCCTTTGGAAGGGGATCATGGGGTGTAAGGAGGATTTCTTTAAACGTGGATCGTTTGTTTTAGGAGATGGCACAACAACACATTTTTGGGAGGACTCGTGGCTGGGCGCTTCTTCTCTAGCTTCTCAATATTCGTCTCTCTATCATATTGTCCGGCATAAAAATGTTCTTGTGGCTGATGTCTTACAACATAGACCATTGAATATAGGATTCACACGGGTTTTGTCAAATGATAAATGGGAGGCTTGAATTCGGTTAGTTCAGAGACTTATGAGAGTACATCTCACGGAGCAGCCAGTGGAATTTGACTGTTAATGGGATTTCCTCAGTTAAATCCATGTATGTTGATTATTTGAATGGGCATACGATTTTTCTAAGGAATTATTTGTGGAAAATTAAGGTTCCGCTGAAGATAAAGACCTTCATGTGGTctctttataaaaaaaatctGCTTACAAAGGATAATATTGCTAAAAGAAGGTGGAATGGGTGTataaaatgtgttttctgtgactCTAAGGAGACGGTAAACCATTTGTTTGTTTCATGCCCTTTTACTCGCCTTGTCTAGTGAGTTGTACACTTCACATAAAACATCCCACCCCTGCCAATAAACCTTGAAATAAAGAAAAGCCCGTGTACATCGTTTCGATGCATAGGCTGAGACGATGCTCCTattacgaaaaaatgatattagctagacaaaaccaacatacatctacatggctgccatcctgtcaccactagtggctgccGTACTTTCCTTTTTGCTGGCTCCACAGCTAGCTAGTCTGTGCTAACCTTGAATGGGTGGTAATGGAGACGATTTGTCATGTCGCAAGGTCCCTGGGCCAGTCTAGTCTTAATGCAGAATTAAAAAGCCAAGGGCAAGTTCCACGCGGTGTGTTGTTTAAACACTAGGGTTAGACCAGACAAGGAAAGGGACAGATATAAGTACACATAAACATCATAGTATATAGAAAGAAAATGTTGTTCTTTCCAAATACCCACTTGCTACGGAGATCAGTATGATGCAACTAGTTGACGATCGCCCTGACAGGCCCAACAGGATGATGTTCTCCACCTGAAAATGCGCACATGCCCAAGATGCTCTTTGCCCGGTGGTAAGACGACTGAAGGCCCTTTGGTGGGACACTAAATATTTTTTTGAAGAACATTCTTCACTATTTGTAGGAAAAAACTCACAAAAGAGGAAATTTGCAAGTTCGGATGAACGCTGCTAcccacatgggtagctacacacccttTCCCGAGCCAACGCGTGTACTATTGGTCAAACCTCAGTATCCCCTCCCACCTGTTACTGTACCCCTACTTAACAGTTAAGAACGATTAGCGCTCCCCTCTTCTCCTCCCCAAATACAACACATCCCATCACCGGCGCAAGTTTGGGATGCTCCGGCGATGACCACCGCGAGTCAAATCGAGTCGGGCTGCGATTTTTTTTCCACGGTCCTCTATCTCCTACCATGGATGCCGCCATGCCGCTCTCCAAGCTCGACCGCCGCCCTCTCCAAGCTCAGCCGCCGCATTGATGTGCTGACTAGCTCGATTAGCTCGGGAGAGGGGCAATGGAGGTGCAGGGCTGCTGCATATTCGATCTTCGCCCCTTCTCTGGCTAAGCGCTCGACCATCTCTACCGCTCGAGCTGGCCGATGGAGCGGATGAGAAGTACTGCTCGGCCCGACACTGATCTGGAGGCCCGGTGGCCGGGAGCGCGCGCTCTACAGCAGCGGAAGGAGCAAGCGATCGGCGCTCTATCGTGGAGATCAATGCCATCGAACCTGCACATCAACGCCATCGAGCATATCTGGTACAAGCGGATTTGGAGAGAGGAAGTAATCGCCCAGAGTCAGAGGACGGAGAGAGAAAGTAATCGAGATCTCAAATACTATTACCTCACCGCGTTGGGCTTGGCCACGCGGGGCAGAGACAGTCACGTccctcgccgcgttgggcgcatcTAGGATGAGGATAGGGAGACGGTTGGAATGGCACGAATCGGCACAAATCTCTCACGCATCCGCCTTCCGCTCGATCTCTCCCACCGGTGAGGAGCATGGAGACAATGGGCGGCGTGAGCTTGACCGCTAAAGGCAGGGGCATGTGGTTGGTCGATGGCCGATCGCGGTGTGGTGGCGACCGCCGGTGCGGGCCAGCAAGGCCGAGATGGGTCAGCGCAGGGTGCTGCGTTGAAGGCCCGCCGGTGGTGGCGCAGGGAGCTCCAACTTGAGCTGAACGCGCCGGTGAGACAAGGAAGGACAACTCCAGCTGCCGTTGACTCGATTTGCGATTCCGTTCGTGGCACAGACGAATTTCTCCAAGTAGCGGTGGCGAGCTGTAGCAAGGGAATGGAGGCGCTGGTGAGTGGTGAGCGGTGGTGGGTGGTGGGATTAGCATCGGTGGGGATTTTTATTTCTAGATTAGGTATTGAGTTTACTGTATCACTCGTGGGACACGGTCAAAGGGGAATAAAAAAGCACGAATCTTTGGGCAGATCTAATGGCAACACATGCATGCGCAGCTACCCCCGTGGGTAGCAAATACACTCTCTTTGCAGGTTACTCACCATCGTATATCCGATTTAACAGGGGTCGAAGATCGACGTTGAGTGCCCTTGGGCCTCCATCGAAAATACCCCCTCCATGCACTCCCTTCATGCCAAATGTAAGACGTTTTGGCTATTTCATAGGTTCACTCATAGTGGGTATTGTTATATATGTGGTAAGGTAGAAAGGCTCATTTCCCTATATGATGGTAACATCCataaacctctctctctctctccatattTAGCGCCATATCATTAAAATAATTAGTTGGCACTGCATGTGGTTGCATCTTATCTAATTACATGTAGAAAATGAAGATAACACGTGATGGATATTATTGAATTTAACTTTCATGCGATGAGAGTGAAGTAACTTTTGCTATTTCAAAGTGCATTGAGAAAATAAAAGTACACTCTTTTATTGATAAAGTTTAAGGCTAAacgttcacttatttgaggacggatggAGTATGCTACTCCTCTTATGGGTACTAGCATAGGAGAAAAATATTATTCCTCCAATTACATGCAAGTATTAGCCCAAAATCATCAAATTTAGATGCAACCTTTGAAAAATAATGCATTGTGATGGTTGTTTCTAAAAATAATAGTGCGCTAAAAAAATTGGACCGGAGAACGCCTTAGCTACAATTGTGTGGATGAGGGTTGGAGATCCTCGTGCCGGGAACACTAATTAAACCTTTTTGACGAAGTCTTTTTTATATATGGAAAAGATTCGAGAGAGGGCTGAATAGAAATCCAGGGCTCACCTTGTTACTCGCTATTGTATATTTGTTCCGATtaaaaaatgaaacaaatatGAGGTGAATGACTAATGTCGTCGGAGTACGTTTACTCATGGTTCAACATGCATGAATATTCGATTCAGATATATCAAAGTACTTCCTCCCATCCGAAAATGTAAGACGTACATTTTTTTCTATCAAGACAAGATTTTTACCGAGAATTTCTGTGCGTGATGCACAACTAACGGCTCTCTATCATGCCACGTCCATATCCAGTAAAGAAAGAAACGCGTGGAAGGCATGATGCACTATTTAACCACAAGCTGTCATCTGAATGGGTGAGTGGTCATTGTCCAGCGGCATCCTACCTAAGCATATGTGGTCATACGTGTCGGGGCTTGTACATGTTGCTCATGAATCTTGGACTCGTCAACTAGGTAGTACTTCAAAGGCATctcgctaagagcatctccaacacgcGCATAAAAAATCGGCGCGCTAAAAGTTATTTCCACCGCGCTACGCTGAAAGTTGCCCCGCCGGATGGATGCGGCATTTTCCGGCGCATGCTCGGGCGGTAAAAGTGCTCCTTCGCCGGATACGGCATTATGCAGCGCGCGGCGCGGCGTGAACGGCTAGTTTGATCGTTTTTTGTTTGAAACAAATCAAACAAAACACGAAAAATTAACTAaaaatacgaaatatattaaaagttcaCATTTTATTTAAACTACCTTAAAATCTACTCCGAGTCCCAGTCGAAGTCCAACGAGTGGCTGCTCGGAGTAGAGTCGGAGACCGGAGTAgatgtccactcgaaggaggaggaggaggaggaggaggaggaggaggagaggatgacCATCGACGGCCCGgcgccgtttttcttctcctccgccctcctcgccgccttctccgccctcgcTGCCTTCCTCGCCACGGACTCCGCACGGCGCTTCTCGCGgtccgccttcttcttcttcgccgccgccttctgcTCCTCCTTCTACGCGTAGAACGCCTCCGTcacggcgacgtcctccgggaactgtcgcgcccactcgaggcggaggcgctcgtcctgctctgcgatgaggaggcgctgctcgagctcgcgTTGGCGCCATTGCTGCTCGCGCATGAcagccggcgatggcggcgcgagctgctccgcctgctcccgcgtccacacatcgtggaagttcatctggcggcgggggcggccgaggcACCAGGCGACGGTGTCGTAggcgcgcgccgcctcgtgcgccgtgtcgaaggtgccgaggcggatgcgctcctcgccggagcggatctcagcgtcgaagcggccgctttGCCGCAGACGAacaccgcggtagccggaggcgaAGCGGCGATGCGGAGGCATACTGTCGTCGAAGATGGAGCGGCGGCGTGGGAGGCAGAGCGGCGAGAGGAGGGAGGCGGAGCGACACGTGGGGCAACTGAAGATTTCGGACGGTTACGTGCGCGCCCGCGTGGCGTTTATAGCGCGTGCCAGCCGaagcggcaagtttcccgcgcgggtTAGCGCAAAAGCGCGGGCGCGGTAAACTTTTTAGCGCCCGTCTCTTTTTCGCGCGTCCGCTGGAAGTTCACGCGGGCGCCCGCGCGAGCCAAACTGGTGGTTTTTTTAGCGCGTACGTCTTtgccgcgcctgttggagatgctctaaccattaaacatATATGCACACTCACGGGTCTATACTATAAATAGGGCCCTGGTTCAACCGCTTTGCTTCACTATCATTACCAGCAATAGCAATGCAGCACATGGTAGCACACAACATGGGCTTGTTTGTGCCACTCATCGCCTCGATTCTCTTGGTGAGTCCATGCATACATCACACTCCTAGTTATCAGATACATTTCTATCCACTCAAATTTGCCCATTTAGTATAGTTAAGGTGTGTTGTGTAGCTATATATATTTGTGTATTTACGGAGTTAGTGTGTGTCATGTGACGGttgttttgttttatatttgttatTATGTTCTCAGGTTGTTGGAGGAGGAGGGTGGCACACGAGTTTTGCCAATGCTGCCGTAATGTCAACACGAAAATCGGAGACGCCGACGGCGTACTGGGAGACACTCCTTCCTAGAACTCCAATGCCTCCAGCTGTCAGTGACCTGTTAGCCGAACGAAATGGTCTCCCTCTTTCCCCTCTCTCTATATTGTGACCTTTCTTTTTcgctaaagaaaatatattaatatcataaaAACACCAATTACACTGTGACCTTTCTGTTCCATGCAATTGCCATGTGGCAAAACATACAACATGTAGTCATGCATGCCTACTTACGACCACTCAAAGTAGCCACAACTTTAGAAAAATCTTATGGTGATACTCTCAGATTGACATGAACCGTGTCCATTGTGCTTTTTTAACTGCTAACAATATTATTATACCCTTTGGCAGTGCACAGGGCAAAGTAATATTACAAGCAAATCAAATTAATAGGGGTAGTCAAATATTGTTAATTTTTTGACTCCTTtataccttttcattttctttttatcATTATCACTTCAAATATACTACTCCAttcgatccataataagtattggggttttaatttaaatttagGCTAAATTGCACTAAATCCCTGACAATTATAATGGACCGGAGAAAGTAGAAGAAATCATTTTTTTTAATTCAAAACTTTCTTTATAGGGACATGAACAGTTAGTTTTGTGCACTAGCCATGCATACTGCTAACCTCAGTTATGTTTGTTACGGTGTTGTCATGACTACTCTAGAGAGTCATCAACAAGACATGTTCTACGTATTTAGCAGATTGTGCATATAATATATTTTTAGTTTTATGTCTTTGAATGCATGTTGATTGCCTTGTTGACTCATTTTTATGCAAATTGTCATCAACATTATTAACATACTAATAGTTTTCTACACATCATGTTTTATATATGTTCATTCAGTGCTTGAGTCTCTAGCTGGCGTTAATATCAGTCCCAATAACCTGAAGTTTGTGAAAGGACTGCGAAAAATTGGACCAAACTATGATAAAGTAAAGTCAGAACCTGTTCATGGGGATAAGCATGTTCATATTGCATCGCAAGCTGAAGTTGGTGTAAAGGAGATATCTGTATCATATGGGTCCCAGGCACATAGACCAGAAATGGAAGAAAAATTAAAGGAAATCTCAGTGTCGTATGGGTTAGGAGGTGATGAAAGGGATACAAAGAAACTTCTGGTAAATTTAAAGAATATCTTAGCAGCATATAGACTACAAAAACAAGAAAATCTGAAAGAAATATCTGTATCATATGGATCAAAAGGTGGAGAGGACCTAAAAGAAATCTCAGTTTCAAATGGGTCAGAAGGTGAAAAGGATTTGAAAGAAATCTCGGTCTCATATGGGTCAGAAGGTGAAAAGGATTTAAAAGAAATCTCAGTTTCAAATGGGTCAGAAGGTGAAATCTCAATGTCTTATGGGGTAGAAGGTGGAGATGGTGTAAAGGAAATCTCGGTGTCATATGGCACCGCGCAAACTAAAAGACCAAAGGAAGTCATGTCTTATAGGACAAAGCAAGAAAATCTGAAGGAAATCTCCGTGTCGTATGAGTCGCATGAAGGCAAAGATGAACAAAATGAAGTCTTGGACAAAGGTGAAGAGGCTCCAAACAAAGATCCCCATAAAGTTACAATGTCATATGGGTCAGAACATGAAGATGATTCACATAAAGCCACAATGTCCTATGGATCAGAACAAGAAGAGGATCCCCATAAAGTTACAATGTCTTATGGGTCAGAACAAGAAGATGATCCGCATAAAGTCACAATATCCTATGGATTAGAGCAAGAAGATGATCCACATAAAGCTACAATGTCCTACGAAGAGGATCCGAAGACGGTTTCTACAGGACACGAGACACACACAGATGGTAAAGTATCCATGCCAACATACTAGAACTTATTTGCATGTTCCGATTAATAATATATATGTGCCTATATACATGCAGCTTCAGGAGAGGGGGGTCACCACCACCATGCTCACGCTCACAACCACAATAACATAAGACAGCAGGCCGACGTCTTCTTCTTCCACGACATGCTGCGACCAGGTTCCATCATCACCCCGACCATCCCGCCAACCACCTCCCTGCCGGCTCTTCTTCCCCGCAGCGTCGCTGGCTCCATCCCGTTCTCCAGCGAACGCCTCTCCGACATCATCTCCATGTTCGCACCGGCGTCCCTCTCGATGACCAGAGAGATACGGTGGACGTTGGACACGTGCGAGCACCCACGGACGCTCCCCGGCCAAAGCGCCGGCTGCGCCACCTCCCTCGAGTCCCTCGCCGAGCTCCCGGCGTCCCTCCTCAGGACACGCAACGTCCGGGCGTTCTCCGCCGCC contains the following coding sequences:
- the LOC124652624 gene encoding BURP domain-containing protein 11-like, whose translation is MSYGSEQEDDPHKVTISYGLEQEDDPHKATMSYEEDPKTGGHHHHAHAHNHNNIRQQADVFFFHDMLRPGSIITPTIPPTTSLPALLPRSVAGSIPFSSERLSDIISMFAPASLSMTREIRWTLDTCEHPRTLPGQSAGCATSLESLAELPASLLRTRNVRAFSAADLPVEAPGTRALRGRYNVTAVRKVSGESSEIVTCHDLTYPYAVYYCHTANPTSAYTVTLASVEDGAVPKTMEALAVCHLDTSKWSPKNPFFELHNLKPGEVTVCHFLTKLSIIWVPVSEQGEAHASRA